One region of Wyeomyia smithii strain HCP4-BCI-WySm-NY-G18 chromosome 3, ASM2978416v1, whole genome shotgun sequence genomic DNA includes:
- the LOC129726741 gene encoding DNA topoisomerase 3-alpha isoform X1, whose amino-acid sequence MFRVLTVAKKFCTCVLSGDAPMKYLNVAEKNDAAKNIANLLSRGTARRREGFSPYNKIYEFEYSIRNQHVQMVMTSVSGHLLNYEFLPSFRGWHSCNPEQLFDAPVRKACIEGGDKVKRTLEREIRGCNTLVIWTDCDREGENIGFEIIEVCRAIKPQIRVLRAKFSEITTPSIKRAVENLAEPDDRQNDAVNVRSELDLRIGAAFTRFQTLRLQNVFPEKIVNNLVSYGSCQIPTLGFVAQRYKEIERFIPQPFWKLKLNHTINELTVEFHWARNRLFDKQCCEAYLMVCQSESMVKIISVSNKPKSKWRPTPMDTIELEKLGSRKLKINAKQTMTIAEKLYTQGIISYPRTETNMFTNDIKLTPLVEMQADSPEWGSFAQKVLQWGPNPRNGKKSDQAHPPIHPTKFVTNLSGDERKVYELIVRHFLACVSKDATGSETIVTAVLAEEEFTASGLCIHERNYLEVYPYDRWNSKEIHPYQVGNTFEPTELDLHEGTTTAPNMLTEADLIALMEKHGIGTDATHADHINTIKERGYIGEADRGFLVPGTLGMGLVEGYESMELPLAQPVLRAGLEADLKLICEGRKDPKVVLEEQIRKYKEAYRVITEKARALDQAMGQRLNQAPRDAPSSLPAGSGSIQEMCRCPKCSQMLCLRTKKDGNGYYLGCLGFPDCKNSVWFDDNIKEASGTDEICQKCGGTNKKMLVKFRQTRFYAFLNHTNNISYKTCIVCDDKFRDILGIDISLVKQFRSNGIRANVPIPTRGTAPSSGERHSHEPPSNRSNGHGADRGGWGTNLNNRDDDDDDRRGGGGGAIATGRSNTATTGSGWGGSWNSSSSSSNGTQNRRNEPTLLNNTTWNRNPLPNTSHSASFRSTNEQVMCRCNLPAKELTVKKEGPNKGRPFFACSKAQNEQCGFFQWADENNAPQTGGVGTNTNWGSQSRPPPAGNSSYGGSSNSTWGRTRESSNVGRGSKGNASRTGEQGKAARKCGFCRQEGHTKAKCPQRESMDY is encoded by the exons ATGTTTCGTGTGCTTACCGTCGCTAAAAAATTCTGTACTTGTGTTTTATCTGGTGATGCACCAATGAAGTATCTTAATGTTGCTGAGAAGAACGATGCCGCGAAGAATATTGCCAATTTGCTTTCTCGGGGCACAGCACGACGG CGCGAAGGATTTTCCCCATATAACAAAATCTACGAGTTCGAATATTCGATACGCAACCAACATGTTCAAATGGTGATGACCTCAGTATCGGGGCACTTGCTAAACTATGAATTTTTACCGTCCTTTCGAGGCTGGCATAGCTGTAACCCGGAACAATTATTTGACGCTCCGGTGCGAAAAGCGTGCATAGAAGGTGGAGACAAAGTTAAACGGACTTTAGAACGTGAAATACGTGGTTGTAATACGTTAGTTATATGGACAGATTGCGATCGAGAGGGAGAAAACATTGGATTTGAAATCATTGAGGTATGCAGAGCGATTAAACCACAGATTCGAGTATTAAGAGCGAAATTCTCTGAAATTACAACGCCGTCTATTAAACGTGCGGTGGAAAATTTGGCGGAACCGGATGATCGTCAAAATGATGCTGTAAACGTGAGAAGCGAGCTGGATTTACGCATTGGGGCAGCTTTTACTCGGTTTCAAACATTGCGCTTGCAAAATGTGTTTCCGGAAAAGATTGTCAACAATTTAGTTTCATACGGGAGCTGCCAGATACCTACCTTGGGTTTTGTTGCCCAGCGATACAAGGAAATTGAGAGGTTTATTCCCCAACCCTTCTGGAAACTGAAAT TGAATCATACAATTAATGAGCTTACAGTTGAGTTTCATTGGGCTCGAAATAGGCTCTTCGATAAGCAATGCTGTGAAGCATATTTGATGGTTTGTCAATCGGAATCCATGGTAAAGATCATCAGTGTGTCAAACAAACCGAAAAGTAAGTGGCGACCAACTCCGATGGACACTATCGAACTGGAGAAATTGGGCTCGAGAAAGCTTAAAATTAACGCTAAGCAAACGATGACAATAGCGGAGAAACTGTACACGCAAG GTATCATAAGTTATCCCCGCACGGAAACGAATATGTTCACCAACGACATAAAACTAACACCACTGGTCGAGATGCAAGCTGATAGCCCTGAATGGGGTTCTTTCGCCCAAAAGGTTCTTCAATGGGGCCCAAACCCGCGCAACGGAAAGAAATCAGATCAAGCTCATCCACCTATTCATCCAACTAAATTCGTAACTAACTTAAGCGGAGACGAACGAAAAGTATATGAATTAATTGTTCGACACTTTCTGGCATGTGTGAGCAAAGATGCAACTGGGTCTGAAACAATTGTAACAGCTGTGCTAGCAGAAGAAGAATTTACGGCTTCCGGCCTTTGTATCCACGAGAGAAATTATTTGGAAGTGTATCCATACGATCGATGGAACTCAAAGGAAATACATCCCTATCAGGTTGGAAATACCTTCGAACCGACGGAACTTGATCTGCACGAAGGAACAACGACGGCACCAAACATGCTTACAGAAGCTGATTTGATTGCactaatggaaaaacatggaattGGAACCGACGCTACCCATGCCGACCACATCAACACTATTAAAGAGAGAGGATATATAGGGGAAGCGGATCGTGGATTTTTGGTCCCCGGGACACTAGGAATGGGCCTAGTGGAAGGATACGAATCTATGGAACTTCCATTGGCACAACCAGTACTTCGAGCGGGACTTGAAGCAGATCTGAAGCTTATATGTGAAGGAAGAAAAGACCCCAAAGTGGTACTAGAGGAGCAGATTCGAAAATATAAAGAGGCTTATAGAGTTATCACTGAAAAAGCTAGAGCACTGGATCAAGCAATGGGTCAACGATTAAACCAAGCTCCGAGAGACGCACCATCGAGTCTACCAGCCGGTTCGGGGTCTATTCAAGAAATGTGTCGATGTCCAAAGTGTTCTCAAATGTTATGTTTAAGGACGAAAAAAGATGGAAATGGTTACTATCTAGGTTGTTTGGGCTTTCCTGATTGCAAAAACAGTGTCTGGTTTGATGATAACATTAAAGAAGCCTCAGGAACAGATGAAATCTGTCAGAAATGCGGCGGAACCAATAAGAAAATGTTGGTTAAGTTTAGGCAAACACGGTTCTATGCATTTCTCAATCACACGAACAATATCTCGTATAAAACTTGCATTGTATGTGACGACAAGTTCCGAGATATTCTCGGAATCGACATTAGTCTAGTAAAACAATTCCGTTCGAATGGAATTAGAGCAAATGTTCCTATTCCAACACGTGGAACAGCGCCCTCTAGTGGTGAAAGGCATAGCCATGAACCTCCCAGTAACCGATCCAATGGACATGGTGCTGATAGAGGCGGTTGGGGTACTAACCTTAATAATcgggatgatgatgatgatgatcgaCGGGGCGGTGGTGGAGGAGCGATTGCTACCGGTCGATCAAACACAGCAACCACAGGCAGTGGTTGGGGAGGTAGTTGGAATTCATCCTCAAGTTCATCAAATGGCACGCAAAATAGACGCAATGAACCGACTCTGTTAAACAACACAACATGGAACAGAAATCCGCTTCCGAATACGTCGCACAGTGCATCTTTTAGATCCACCAACGAGCAAGTTATGTGCCGTTGTAATCTACCAGCAAAAGAGTTAACCGTGAAAAAGGAAGGTCCAAACAAGGGACGTCCCTTTTTTGCTTGTTCTAAAGCCCAAAACGAGCAATGTGGATTTTTCCAGTGGGCAGACGAGAATAATGCCCCGCAGACTGGTGGGGTTGGTACTAACACAAATTGGGGTAGTCAGAGTCGACCACCTCCAGCCGGCAATAGTTCTTATGGTGGCAGCAGTAACAGCACTTGGGGAAGGACACGTGAGAGTAGTAATGTTGGGCGAGGTAGTAAAGGTAACGCGAGTAGAACTGGTGAGCAGGGCAAAGCGGCAAGAAAATGCGGCTTTTGTCGACAAGAAGGTCACACTAAGGCGAAGTGTCCGCAGAGGGAAAGTATGGATTACTGA
- the LOC129726741 gene encoding DNA topoisomerase 3-alpha isoform X2 — protein MVMTSVSGHLLNYEFLPSFRGWHSCNPEQLFDAPVRKACIEGGDKVKRTLEREIRGCNTLVIWTDCDREGENIGFEIIEVCRAIKPQIRVLRAKFSEITTPSIKRAVENLAEPDDRQNDAVNVRSELDLRIGAAFTRFQTLRLQNVFPEKIVNNLVSYGSCQIPTLGFVAQRYKEIERFIPQPFWKLKLNHTINELTVEFHWARNRLFDKQCCEAYLMVCQSESMVKIISVSNKPKSKWRPTPMDTIELEKLGSRKLKINAKQTMTIAEKLYTQGIISYPRTETNMFTNDIKLTPLVEMQADSPEWGSFAQKVLQWGPNPRNGKKSDQAHPPIHPTKFVTNLSGDERKVYELIVRHFLACVSKDATGSETIVTAVLAEEEFTASGLCIHERNYLEVYPYDRWNSKEIHPYQVGNTFEPTELDLHEGTTTAPNMLTEADLIALMEKHGIGTDATHADHINTIKERGYIGEADRGFLVPGTLGMGLVEGYESMELPLAQPVLRAGLEADLKLICEGRKDPKVVLEEQIRKYKEAYRVITEKARALDQAMGQRLNQAPRDAPSSLPAGSGSIQEMCRCPKCSQMLCLRTKKDGNGYYLGCLGFPDCKNSVWFDDNIKEASGTDEICQKCGGTNKKMLVKFRQTRFYAFLNHTNNISYKTCIVCDDKFRDILGIDISLVKQFRSNGIRANVPIPTRGTAPSSGERHSHEPPSNRSNGHGADRGGWGTNLNNRDDDDDDRRGGGGGAIATGRSNTATTGSGWGGSWNSSSSSSNGTQNRRNEPTLLNNTTWNRNPLPNTSHSASFRSTNEQVMCRCNLPAKELTVKKEGPNKGRPFFACSKAQNEQCGFFQWADENNAPQTGGVGTNTNWGSQSRPPPAGNSSYGGSSNSTWGRTRESSNVGRGSKGNASRTGEQGKAARKCGFCRQEGHTKAKCPQRESMDY, from the exons ATGGTGATGACCTCAGTATCGGGGCACTTGCTAAACTATGAATTTTTACCGTCCTTTCGAGGCTGGCATAGCTGTAACCCGGAACAATTATTTGACGCTCCGGTGCGAAAAGCGTGCATAGAAGGTGGAGACAAAGTTAAACGGACTTTAGAACGTGAAATACGTGGTTGTAATACGTTAGTTATATGGACAGATTGCGATCGAGAGGGAGAAAACATTGGATTTGAAATCATTGAGGTATGCAGAGCGATTAAACCACAGATTCGAGTATTAAGAGCGAAATTCTCTGAAATTACAACGCCGTCTATTAAACGTGCGGTGGAAAATTTGGCGGAACCGGATGATCGTCAAAATGATGCTGTAAACGTGAGAAGCGAGCTGGATTTACGCATTGGGGCAGCTTTTACTCGGTTTCAAACATTGCGCTTGCAAAATGTGTTTCCGGAAAAGATTGTCAACAATTTAGTTTCATACGGGAGCTGCCAGATACCTACCTTGGGTTTTGTTGCCCAGCGATACAAGGAAATTGAGAGGTTTATTCCCCAACCCTTCTGGAAACTGAAAT TGAATCATACAATTAATGAGCTTACAGTTGAGTTTCATTGGGCTCGAAATAGGCTCTTCGATAAGCAATGCTGTGAAGCATATTTGATGGTTTGTCAATCGGAATCCATGGTAAAGATCATCAGTGTGTCAAACAAACCGAAAAGTAAGTGGCGACCAACTCCGATGGACACTATCGAACTGGAGAAATTGGGCTCGAGAAAGCTTAAAATTAACGCTAAGCAAACGATGACAATAGCGGAGAAACTGTACACGCAAG GTATCATAAGTTATCCCCGCACGGAAACGAATATGTTCACCAACGACATAAAACTAACACCACTGGTCGAGATGCAAGCTGATAGCCCTGAATGGGGTTCTTTCGCCCAAAAGGTTCTTCAATGGGGCCCAAACCCGCGCAACGGAAAGAAATCAGATCAAGCTCATCCACCTATTCATCCAACTAAATTCGTAACTAACTTAAGCGGAGACGAACGAAAAGTATATGAATTAATTGTTCGACACTTTCTGGCATGTGTGAGCAAAGATGCAACTGGGTCTGAAACAATTGTAACAGCTGTGCTAGCAGAAGAAGAATTTACGGCTTCCGGCCTTTGTATCCACGAGAGAAATTATTTGGAAGTGTATCCATACGATCGATGGAACTCAAAGGAAATACATCCCTATCAGGTTGGAAATACCTTCGAACCGACGGAACTTGATCTGCACGAAGGAACAACGACGGCACCAAACATGCTTACAGAAGCTGATTTGATTGCactaatggaaaaacatggaattGGAACCGACGCTACCCATGCCGACCACATCAACACTATTAAAGAGAGAGGATATATAGGGGAAGCGGATCGTGGATTTTTGGTCCCCGGGACACTAGGAATGGGCCTAGTGGAAGGATACGAATCTATGGAACTTCCATTGGCACAACCAGTACTTCGAGCGGGACTTGAAGCAGATCTGAAGCTTATATGTGAAGGAAGAAAAGACCCCAAAGTGGTACTAGAGGAGCAGATTCGAAAATATAAAGAGGCTTATAGAGTTATCACTGAAAAAGCTAGAGCACTGGATCAAGCAATGGGTCAACGATTAAACCAAGCTCCGAGAGACGCACCATCGAGTCTACCAGCCGGTTCGGGGTCTATTCAAGAAATGTGTCGATGTCCAAAGTGTTCTCAAATGTTATGTTTAAGGACGAAAAAAGATGGAAATGGTTACTATCTAGGTTGTTTGGGCTTTCCTGATTGCAAAAACAGTGTCTGGTTTGATGATAACATTAAAGAAGCCTCAGGAACAGATGAAATCTGTCAGAAATGCGGCGGAACCAATAAGAAAATGTTGGTTAAGTTTAGGCAAACACGGTTCTATGCATTTCTCAATCACACGAACAATATCTCGTATAAAACTTGCATTGTATGTGACGACAAGTTCCGAGATATTCTCGGAATCGACATTAGTCTAGTAAAACAATTCCGTTCGAATGGAATTAGAGCAAATGTTCCTATTCCAACACGTGGAACAGCGCCCTCTAGTGGTGAAAGGCATAGCCATGAACCTCCCAGTAACCGATCCAATGGACATGGTGCTGATAGAGGCGGTTGGGGTACTAACCTTAATAATcgggatgatgatgatgatgatcgaCGGGGCGGTGGTGGAGGAGCGATTGCTACCGGTCGATCAAACACAGCAACCACAGGCAGTGGTTGGGGAGGTAGTTGGAATTCATCCTCAAGTTCATCAAATGGCACGCAAAATAGACGCAATGAACCGACTCTGTTAAACAACACAACATGGAACAGAAATCCGCTTCCGAATACGTCGCACAGTGCATCTTTTAGATCCACCAACGAGCAAGTTATGTGCCGTTGTAATCTACCAGCAAAAGAGTTAACCGTGAAAAAGGAAGGTCCAAACAAGGGACGTCCCTTTTTTGCTTGTTCTAAAGCCCAAAACGAGCAATGTGGATTTTTCCAGTGGGCAGACGAGAATAATGCCCCGCAGACTGGTGGGGTTGGTACTAACACAAATTGGGGTAGTCAGAGTCGACCACCTCCAGCCGGCAATAGTTCTTATGGTGGCAGCAGTAACAGCACTTGGGGAAGGACACGTGAGAGTAGTAATGTTGGGCGAGGTAGTAAAGGTAACGCGAGTAGAACTGGTGAGCAGGGCAAAGCGGCAAGAAAATGCGGCTTTTGTCGACAAGAAGGTCACACTAAGGCGAAGTGTCCGCAGAGGGAAAGTATGGATTACTGA